The following are encoded in a window of bacterium genomic DNA:
- a CDS encoding epoxide hydrolase: LADLRRRIAATRWPDKEQVTDETQGVRLATMHSLAQYWQTGHDWRKVEARLNALPQFMIEIDGLDIHFIHVRSKHEKALPMIVTHGWPGSVIEQLKIVDPLTDPTAHGASASDAFDLVIPSLPGYGFSGKPTAPGWNPVSIAKAWATLMQRLGYTKYVAQGGDWGNAVSEVMALQQPPGLLGIHTNMAATVPPDVSKALAVGGPPPTGLSPDEKHAWDQLDDFYKNGLGYALEMNNRPQTLYGIADSPVGLAAWMIDHDIRSYLMIARAIDGKPEGLTRDDILDNVTLYWLTNTAISSARLYWDTRHNLPAGGFFDVRGIKIPVAVSAFAEEIYQAPKSWAEKAYPKLIHYNRFSKGTHFAAWEQPKLFVDELRAAFKSLR; encoded by the coding sequence CTCGCCGATCTACGCCGGCGCATCGCGGCGACGCGCTGGCCTGACAAGGAGCAGGTCACCGACGAGACCCAGGGCGTGCGGCTCGCGACCATGCACAGTCTCGCGCAGTACTGGCAGACCGGCCACGACTGGCGGAAAGTCGAGGCGCGGCTCAACGCCTTGCCGCAATTCATGATCGAGATCGATGGGCTCGACATCCATTTCATCCATGTTCGATCGAAGCATGAGAAGGCGTTGCCGATGATCGTCACGCACGGATGGCCCGGCTCGGTCATCGAGCAGCTGAAGATTGTCGATCCGCTCACCGATCCCACGGCCCATGGCGCGAGCGCATCGGACGCCTTCGATTTGGTGATTCCGTCGCTGCCGGGCTACGGCTTCTCCGGGAAGCCGACGGCGCCCGGGTGGAACCCGGTCAGCATCGCCAAGGCGTGGGCGACGCTGATGCAACGCCTAGGCTACACAAAGTACGTGGCGCAGGGTGGTGACTGGGGCAACGCCGTTTCCGAGGTGATGGCCCTGCAACAGCCGCCGGGATTGCTCGGTATTCACACCAACATGGCCGCCACCGTTCCCCCCGATGTGTCGAAGGCACTCGCGGTTGGCGGCCCGCCGCCGACCGGCCTCTCACCTGATGAAAAACACGCGTGGGATCAACTCGACGACTTCTACAAGAATGGGTTGGGCTACGCCCTCGAGATGAACAACCGCCCGCAGACGTTGTACGGAATCGCCGATTCTCCGGTTGGCCTTGCGGCGTGGATGATCGACCATGACATTCGCAGCTACCTAATGATCGCGCGCGCTATCGACGGCAAGCCGGAAGGGCTGACGCGGGACGACATCCTCGACAACGTCACGCTCTACTGGCTGACGAACACCGCGATCTCCTCAGCACGCCTCTACTGGGACACCCGGCATAATCTTCCAGCCGGCGGCTTCTTCGATGTGCGGGGCATCAAGATCCCGGTCGCCGTGAGTGCTTTCGCCGAAGAGATCTACCAGGCGCCGAAGAGTTGGGCTGAGAAGGCGTATCCCAAGCTCATCCACTACAACAGGTTCTCCAAGGGCACGCATTTTGCGGCCTGGGAACAGCCGAAGCTGTTTGTGGACGAACTTCGCGCGGCATTCAAATCGCTGCGCTAA